Proteins from one Bactrocera neohumeralis isolate Rockhampton chromosome 3, APGP_CSIRO_Bneo_wtdbg2-racon-allhic-juicebox.fasta_v2, whole genome shotgun sequence genomic window:
- the LOC126752455 gene encoding proteoglycan 4-like — protein sequence MWSKNKFIQIIWALLLLQLVAAGITRQGRRAEDYAYPNANGDVDADGFHTFTRQGVTLRIQPRTRTIRIDGRNASPAQLLEQAKQARQLELLAVRQLLNTRHPVKRTSFENGRKQTITYTLEPDGSIVCKIVDDIDMDDVDRRFEEIFQKQREKQAKEQPNKIADWEWSEDNDEPAQRPIFRAPLQPYPAGQPYVPTPPQSPQPAEQQPTFYQPPRFQPAWPTRDQDDPFNPPGLPTMNSFDDDEEDLFDAYDKAYPSPVGPTNTVSNTNTYKDNTTLTTAPNEWKRKTVKTSTNTQPRPVEEASTTVRNVPNLEDFLREQYNPSPKTQPEPVTPSTTTSTTPKIIKTINVQDLPPIALLNPNKQLHEQFLQPLTPNAAGEQPKPIKTLRVDNIPPSSVPDTDTDRYEQRKVQTITKTIHGNQMPTAADLDPKMLDMLQRAGITPEDIANANGQTITKTRVEPDGRTVTTTYRINRGNTLAPSSFDEPKRGATYPEDTNNWRPYGVPSGFRVPLPPKHQSASHFGVDFTPFSAGSVVAAVTTTTTARPLVRDREPLEPQDEDNENAVTLNPLLIHPVQPVVTKTLAAGDPNLIRVRSPIAEFLIKCGLSVPDLRANKGEYVRTFLDPDGSVLTARFILTGPILHSFQK from the exons ATGTGGAGTAAAAATAAGTTCATTCAAATAATTTGGGCACTGCTGCTGCTACAG TTGGTAGCTGCCGGCATTACAAGACAAGGCAGGAGGGCTGAAGATTATGCGTATCCCAACGCCAATGGAGATGTGGATGCCGATGGCTTCCATACATTCACACGACAAGGCGTGACATTGCGTATCCAGCCACGTACCAGAACCATACGCATTGACGGTAGGAACGCCAGCCCGGCGCAACTGTTGGAGCAAGCCAAGCAGGCAAGACAACTGGAACTGCTAGCCGTGCGCCAGCTACTAAACACGCGACATCCCGTGAAGCGTACAAGCTTCGAAAATGGACGTAAGCAGACGATCACATATACGCTGGAGCCAGACGGCAGCATTGTATGCAAGATAGTGGATGATATTGATATGGACGATGTGGATCGccgttttgaagaaattttccaaaagcaGCGCGAGAAGCAAGCGAAAGAGCAACCGAATAAAATCGCGGATTGGGAATGGTCTGAGGACAATGATGAACCGGCGCAGCGTCCAATATTTCGCGCGCCGTTGCAGCCTTATCCTGCAGGTCAACCGTACGTACCAACACCACCGCAATCACCACAACCGGCTGAGCAACAGCCAACGTTCTACCAGCCACCACGATTTCAACCAGCTTGGCCGACGCGTGATCAAGACGATCCCTTCAATCCACCTGGGCTGCCTACAATGAACAGTTTTGATGATGATGAGGAGGATCTTTTTGATGCATACGATAAGGCTTATCCTTCACCGGTTGGGCCGACAAACACGGTTTCGAACACAAACACCTATAAGGATAATACGACTTTAACGACCGCTCCAAATGAGTGGAAACGTAAAACGGTAAAAACTTCGACAAATACACAACCCCGACCGGTAGAAGAGGCATCTACGACAGTGCGTAATGTACCAAATTTAGAAGATTTTCTCAGAGAACAATACAATCCTAGCCCGAAGACCCAACCAGAGCCAGTTACACCCAGCACGACAACTTCAACCACACCTAAAATCATAAAGACTATCAATGTTCAGGACTTACCACCCATAGCTTTACTGAATCCCAACAAGCAGTTACATGAACAATTCCTACAACCACTCACACCCAACGCAGCCGGTGAACAACCAAAACCCATTAAAACACTGCGGGTGGATAATATACCACCCAGTTCGGTTCCAGATACGGATACCGATCGTTATGAGCAAAGAAAAGTACAGACGATTACGAAAACCATCCATGGCAATCAGATGCCAACAGCAGCCGATTTAGATCCCAAAATGTTGGATATGTTACAACGTGCCGGCATAACACCTGAAGACATTGCCAACGCGAATggacaaacaataacaaagacTCGCGTTGAACCCGACGGTCGTACGGTGACCACTACATATCGCATAAATCGCGGCAACACGCTTGCACCTTCCTCTTTCGATGAACCCAAACGTGGCGCCACATACCCTGAAGATACAAACAACTGGCGTCCTTATGGTGTACCGTCGGGTTTCCGCGTCCCGCTGCCACCTAAACATCAGAGTGCTAGCCATTTTGGCGTCGACTTCACACCTTTCTCCGCTGGTTCGGTGGTGGCTGCTGTCACCACAACTACCACTGCGCGACCATTGGTACGCGACCGTGAGCCCTTGGAGCCGCAAGATGAAGATAATGAAAATGCCGTCACTTTAAATCCTTTACTCATACATCCGGTACAACCGGTCGTCACAAAGACCTTGGCTGCTGGTGATCCGAACTTGATCAGGGTCAGAAGCCCTATCGCGGAATTTTTGATCAAATGCGGCTTATCGGTGCCTGATTTGCGGGCCAATAAAGGCGAGTATGTCAGAACTTTTCTCGATCCGGATGGAAGTGTACTAACAGCTCGATTTATACTAACTGGTCCAATTTTGCACTCGTTTCAAAAGTAA
- the LOC126753596 gene encoding uncharacterized protein LOC126753596 translates to MNSSREQSPVDAGDENARRYERPEDAPHDESQQLAEQRQQQHLLDMQHERQQRQQLLDQRQLVEATVPHFAVEEETQGVASASASASASDAAYEADVDDVDMPIVADNHKHEQVARDVAKAPYVPAEMSLGAQQRRQAERQHIYELFQPWALKNYGDQAKTKTITLRKKTRILKALEGKEHSRPDSSKFRFWVKTKAFTTKRPAEFKEAAGGHRQLEPLPPNAVLSDNPSLVDLFVASTTKDFGKRTYRKVAVVEEFFDIIYNVHMELGGRSGMHAGQKRTYRIITETYAFLPREAVTRFLSICPECKKNLRATSPATSINPPEDCGNESSSEVEGLNYSSHTESSVEAGPTKTLTKGAATSITTAHTVVPLKRRYSQLEEASDNTKFFPASQSIARALLSAPSRQPLAAPASLPRSISTDTAVATATAAAPIITIDLVSERTTSLSKPTPTTLVGQPKIRINPQLQRPLTPPPVPASVSVAATVSSTSASPSPSPLVVREPVTHAPPSYLGYHPLCFDMNFLKTHESFFRYYEMMRRFYAGGFPLPLPPMPAEFTSVAELLTPQRNSNSGVSRGSGIIPASGNVKQPAVQQECSAISENPSIHTKPIDIQEPLIKKFKSSPESEKTLRLRTNATESQARETTSASTVAAAVASSTAAELEMVTETMAPMPPLSPPPTQLSAINLSIASTFRSTRSNGTSTSHTKPLPTLPHIVIPTTPLTLASSALSELVTSTPTALKSNLSSALSFKSSTTEVRASSSKYKPSGGADNRPTPSSTSRYTSRLPPLDLERLKPITSTYLQLTRSMGLSDEDALRFDNLVSNDFNYTL, encoded by the exons aTGAACTCATCGCGAGAACAGTCTCCCGTCGATGCCGGGGACGAAAACGCTCGTAGATATGAAAGGCCGGAGGACGCTCCTCACGATGAGTCGCAACAGTTGGCcgaacaacggcaacaacaacatttgctAGATATGCAACATGAGaggcagcagcggcagcagttACTAGATCAACGCCAACTCGTCGAAGCAACAGTGCCACATTTTGCGGTCGAAGAAGAAACTCAAGGAGTTGCTTCGGCTTCGGCCTCCGCTTCTGCCTCTGATGCTGCTTACGAGGCTGATGTCGATGATGTTGATATGCCAATTGTTGCTGATAATCATAAGCATGAGCAAGTGGCGCGCGATGTTGCAAAGGCGCCGTACGTACCAGCTGAAATGAGTCTGGGCGCACAGCAGCGGCGTCAAGCTGAACGTCAGCATATTTATGAg CTTTTTCAACCCTGGGCATTGAAGAATTACGGCGATCAAGCCAAGACGAAAACTATAACGCTGCGTAAGAAAACACGTATTTTGAAAGCGTTAGAGGGCAAAGAGCACAGTCGGCCAGATAGTTCGAAATTTCGGTTTTGGGTGAAAACCAAAG CTTTCACCACAAAACGTCCAGCTGAGTTCAAAGAAGCTGCTGGCGGTCATCGGCAGCTCGAACCACTCCCACCGAACGCCGTGCTTTCCGATAATCCCAGTCTAGTGGATCTATTTGTAGCTTCAACCACAAAG gACTTTGGCAAACGCACCTATCGCAAGGTGGCCGTGGTAGAAGAATTCTTTGACATTATCTATAATGTACATATGGAATTGGGTGGACGTAGTGGCATGCATGCCGGACAAAAGCGCACATATCGCATA ATTACCGAAACATATGCTTTCTTACCGCGTGAAGCTGTCACACGTTTTCTATCCATTTGTCcagaatgtaagaagaatttGCGCGCCACTTCACCGGCCACATCCATCAATCCACCAGAGGATTGTGGTAACGAAAGCTCATCGGAGGTTGAAGGACTCAATTACTCATCACATACTGAAAGCTCTGTGGAAGCAGGACCAACGAAAACTCTAACAAAAGGAGCAGCCACTAGCATAACCACTGCACACACAGTAGTTCCACTGAAGCGACGCTACTCTCAGCTTGAGGAAGCGTCCGataatactaaattttttccagCATCACAATCAATTGCACGTGCTTTGCTTTCGGCACCATCACGACAGCCTCTGGCAGCGCCAGCCTCGCTACCCAGATCCATTTCAACAGATACAGCCGTAGCCACAGCGACAGCAGCAGCACCTATTATCACTATCGATTTGGTATCCGAAAGAACGACATCTTTATCTAAGCCGACACCAACAACGCTTGTCGGGCAACCAAAAATACGCATCAATCCACAATTGCAGCGTCCTTTGACTCCGCCTCCTGTACCGGCTTCAGTTTCTGTTGCGGCAACCGTCTCGTCAACATCGGCATCGCCATCACCGTCACCTTTGGTGGTGCGCGAACCGGTTACGCATGCGCCGCCTTCTTACCTCGGCTATCATCCCCTTTGttttgatatgaatttcttAAAGACACATGAGAGCTTCTTTCGTTATTATGAAATGATGCGTCGTTTCTATGCCGGCGGCTTTCCATTGCCACTCCCACCGATGCCCGCTGAGTTTACCAGCGTTGCTGAGTTGTTAACCCCTCAGCGTAATTCCAATTCAGGTGTATCGCGTGGTTCAGGTATTATACCAGCTAGTGGCAACGTAAAGCAGCCCGCTGTGCAACAGGAATGCTCAGCAATATCAGAAAATCCCTCCATTCACACCAAACCCATTGATATTCAAGaacctttaataaaaaaattcaaaagctcaccAGAAAGTGAGAAAACCTTGAGACTGCGTACCAACGCAACCGAGTCGCAAGCTCGTGAGACCACATCAGCCAGTACTGTGGCTGCTGCGGTGGCTTCGTCCACTGCTGCTGAGTTGGAAATGGTTACCGAGACAATGGCGCCAATGCCACCCCTATCCCCACCCCCCACACAGCTCAGTGCAATTAATCTATCAATAGCTTCTACTTTCAGGTCTACACGCTCGAATGGTACATCAACGTCACACACGAAACCGTTGCCAACTCTGCCGCACATCGTCATACCAACAACACCGCTAACATTAGCCTCGTCAGCGCTGTCAGAGCTAGTCACCTCCACACCCACAGCGCTCAAAAGCAATCTGTCGTCGGCGCTTTCATTTAAGTCCTCCACAACCGAAGTGAGAGCTTCTTCGTCCAAGTACAAGCCGTCCGGTGGCGCTGATAATCGTCCAACGCCTTCGTCAACTTCGCGGTATACTTCGCGCTTGCCGCCATTGGATTTGGAGCGTTTGAAACCGATCACTTCGACATATTTGCAATTGACACGCAGCATGGGCTTAAGCGATGAGGATGCCTTGCGCTTTGACAACCTGGTGAGTAATGATTTCAATTATACGCTATAA